One region of Terriglobales bacterium genomic DNA includes:
- the tsf gene encoding translation elongation factor Ts has protein sequence MPDPTQSPVSAAQVRELRDKTGAPMMDCKNALSEARGDMDQAIILLRKRGMAIAGKKAARATTEGSVSSYIHAGGKIGVLVEVNCESDFVARTDDFKELVKDIAMHIAASDPKFIRKEDVTPEAYEREKDIYRSQAAQTGKPANVIEKIVEGKMSKFYEEVCLYEQPFIKDQTVSVSQLIAAKIGKLGENISVRRFARFKVGEPGWTIAQTRQADAGDASAK, from the coding sequence ATGCCCGATCCCACACAGAGCCCCGTCTCCGCCGCCCAGGTTCGCGAACTACGCGACAAGACCGGCGCACCCATGATGGACTGCAAGAACGCCCTGAGCGAAGCTCGTGGCGACATGGACCAGGCCATCATCCTGCTGCGCAAACGCGGCATGGCGATTGCCGGCAAAAAGGCCGCCCGCGCCACCACCGAGGGCTCGGTCTCGAGCTACATCCATGCCGGCGGCAAGATCGGCGTGCTCGTTGAGGTCAACTGCGAGTCCGACTTCGTCGCTCGCACCGACGATTTCAAGGAACTGGTGAAGGACATCGCGATGCACATCGCCGCGTCCGACCCCAAGTTCATCCGCAAGGAAGACGTCACGCCCGAGGCCTACGAGCGCGAGAAAGACATTTACCGCTCCCAGGCTGCGCAGACCGGCAAGCCGGCGAACGTCATCGAGAAGATCGTGGAGGGCAAGATGAGCAAGTTCTACGAGGAGGTCTGCCTCTACGAACAGCCTTTCATCAAGGACCAGACCGTTTCGGTCTCGCAGCTCATCGCCGCCAAGATCGGCAAGCTCGGCGAGAACATCAGCGTCCGCCGCTTCGCCCGCTTCAAAGTCGGCGAGCCCGGCTGGACCATCGCCCAGACCAGGCAGGCCGACGCCGGCGATGCCTCCGCGAAGTAA
- the pyrH gene encoding UMP kinase, whose amino-acid sequence MPPVFKRVLIKLSGEALAGEQGFGVQPARIHAIAGELQQVQELGVQVAIVVGGGNFFRGVAEQARDMDRVSADHMGMLATVLNAIALQDALEKRGVYTRVMSAIEMNQVAEPFIRRRAMRHLEKGRFVIFAAGTGSPYFSTDTAASLRAMEIKADVIMKATKVDGIYDADPVLVKDAKMFDQISYLDFLKRGLKVMDATAISLCRENNLPIIIFNLNRAGNIRRVLTGEKVGSLVSA is encoded by the coding sequence ATGCCTCCTGTCTTTAAGCGTGTTCTCATCAAGCTCTCCGGCGAGGCGCTGGCCGGCGAGCAGGGCTTTGGGGTGCAGCCGGCGCGCATTCATGCCATTGCCGGCGAGTTGCAGCAGGTGCAGGAACTTGGCGTGCAAGTCGCCATCGTGGTCGGAGGCGGCAACTTCTTCCGTGGCGTGGCCGAGCAGGCGCGCGACATGGACCGCGTTTCCGCCGACCACATGGGCATGCTTGCAACGGTCCTTAACGCCATCGCTCTTCAGGATGCGCTCGAGAAGCGCGGGGTCTACACGCGCGTGATGTCGGCGATCGAGATGAACCAGGTCGCCGAGCCCTTCATCCGGCGCCGCGCCATGCGCCACTTGGAAAAAGGCCGCTTCGTCATCTTCGCCGCCGGCACCGGCAGCCCGTACTTCTCCACCGACACCGCTGCATCACTCCGCGCCATGGAGATCAAGGCCGACGTCATCATGAAGGCGACCAAGGTTGACGGCATTTACGACGCCGATCCGGTCCTGGTCAAAGACGCCAAGATGTTCGACCAGATCAGCTATCTCGACTTCCTCAAGCGCGGACTCAAGGTGATGGACGCGACCGCCATCTCGCTTTGCCGCGAGAACAACCTGCCCATCATCATCTTCAACCTGAACCGTGCGGGAAACATCAGGCGCGTCCTTACCGGCGAAAAAGTGGGATCGCTGGTCAGCGCCTGA
- the frr gene encoding ribosome recycling factor gives MAQSASVPALKDTFSQLKSRMDKAVEDFRQAMTATRTGRASVHMLDTVRVEAYGTEMKLNELGQVHAPDAQLITVQPYDPSQLGAIEKAIRSADLGLNPSNDGKIIRVPVPQLTEERRKEMVKHLHKVLEEHRTAVRNIRRDGNDLIKKTMKDKKISEDEERRALEEIQKLTDAEIKKMEEMSAAKEKELMQG, from the coding sequence ATGGCACAGTCAGCAAGCGTTCCCGCGCTCAAAGATACGTTTTCGCAGCTCAAATCGCGCATGGACAAAGCGGTGGAAGACTTCCGCCAGGCCATGACCGCGACCCGCACCGGCCGCGCCTCCGTCCACATGCTCGACACCGTCCGCGTGGAAGCCTACGGCACCGAGATGAAGCTCAACGAGCTCGGCCAGGTGCACGCGCCCGACGCGCAGCTCATCACCGTGCAGCCCTACGATCCCTCGCAGCTCGGGGCCATCGAGAAGGCCATCCGCTCCGCCGACCTCGGCCTCAATCCAAGCAACGACGGCAAGATCATCCGTGTGCCGGTGCCGCAACTCACCGAAGAGCGGCGCAAAGAGATGGTCAAGCACCTGCACAAGGTGCTCGAAGAGCATCGCACTGCGGTGCGCAACATCCGCCGTGACGGCAACGACCTGATCAAGAAAACCATGAAGGACAAAAAGATCAGCGAAGACGAAGAGCGCCGCGCGCTGGAGGAAATCCAGAAGCTCACCGACGCCGAGATCAAGAAGATGGAAGAGATGAGCGCGGCGAAGGAAAAAGAATTGATGCAGGGTTAG
- a CDS encoding molybdopterin-dependent oxidoreductase, protein MKRVVHAACPHDCPDACGVLITVEQVNGAERATKIQGDPSHPVTRGFLCAKVAKYLDRVYSPDRVLYPLRRVAPKGPSSAAFERISWDAALDEITARLRAVSDEFGSEAILPYSYGGTLGVLGNASMDRRFFHRLGASQLARTICATAGGDALLSVYGRKLGTEPEQFRYSKTIIAWGANIHGANVHLWPFVEEARRAGGRLIVIDPYKTRTARVADWHIAINPGTDVALALAMMHVIIGEGLHDADYVEKHAHGFPELRERVRGYTPERVATWVGIAAADIVKLAREYATARPASIRMNYGVQRSENGGMAARAIAMLPVVTGSWKEIGGGLQLSTSGSFVLDRAALERPDLMQKSPAGRATRVVNMSALGSALTELSGPPVKALFVYNSNPAAVAPDHNKVVRGLLRPDLFTVVHEQFLTDTTDYADIVLPATTFFEHKELQASYGHYFLQMSHAALEPLGECKSNVDLFRAMALRMGFDELCFRESADEMMDAALRTGDPWLAGIDRARLEREGHVRLALPSNRGGAETRGTTDQNFFLPFANGGFATASGKAELYSESLNAEGLDPVASFVAPEESRHSPAAREFPLELLGRKADNFLNTSFCNLPSIQAMEENGVLELSAADAAARGIRDGDRVRAFNRRGELRFTAKVNGAVKAGVVAALLNWAKLDPQGKNVNVLTSEKLTDIGAGATFYSCLVEVERA, encoded by the coding sequence ATGAAGCGCGTCGTCCACGCCGCATGCCCGCACGACTGTCCTGACGCCTGCGGTGTGCTAATCACCGTGGAGCAGGTGAACGGGGCCGAACGGGCGACCAAGATACAAGGCGACCCATCCCATCCGGTGACGCGCGGCTTCTTGTGCGCCAAGGTCGCAAAGTACCTGGACCGCGTGTACTCGCCGGATCGCGTGCTGTATCCGCTGCGACGTGTGGCGCCAAAAGGACCGTCCAGTGCCGCTTTCGAGAGAATCTCCTGGGATGCGGCCCTCGACGAAATCACCGCCAGACTGCGGGCCGTCTCCGATGAGTTCGGCTCCGAAGCCATCCTTCCCTACTCTTACGGTGGAACGCTGGGCGTTCTCGGCAACGCTTCGATGGATCGCCGCTTCTTCCACCGGCTGGGCGCGTCGCAACTGGCGCGGACGATTTGCGCCACCGCCGGCGGCGACGCGCTGCTCTCGGTTTACGGACGCAAGCTCGGCACCGAGCCCGAGCAGTTCCGCTACTCGAAAACCATCATCGCCTGGGGCGCGAACATTCACGGCGCCAACGTGCACCTGTGGCCCTTCGTCGAAGAGGCGCGGCGGGCGGGCGGACGGCTGATCGTCATCGATCCCTACAAGACGCGCACCGCGAGGGTGGCCGACTGGCACATCGCCATCAATCCCGGTACCGACGTGGCGCTCGCGTTGGCGATGATGCACGTGATCATCGGCGAAGGTCTGCACGACGCCGACTACGTGGAAAAACACGCGCATGGCTTCCCTGAACTGCGCGAGCGCGTGCGCGGGTACACGCCGGAGCGCGTTGCCACGTGGGTCGGCATCGCCGCCGCCGACATCGTAAAGCTGGCGCGCGAGTACGCCACGGCGCGTCCAGCCTCCATTCGCATGAACTACGGCGTGCAGCGCTCGGAGAATGGCGGCATGGCGGCGCGCGCCATCGCCATGCTGCCGGTGGTCACCGGCTCGTGGAAGGAAATCGGCGGCGGCTTGCAGCTCTCCACCAGCGGCAGCTTCGTGCTCGACCGCGCCGCGCTGGAGCGTCCTGACCTGATGCAGAAGAGCCCGGCCGGCCGCGCCACGCGCGTGGTCAACATGTCGGCGCTCGGCTCGGCGCTGACCGAACTCAGCGGTCCGCCGGTGAAGGCGCTGTTCGTGTACAACTCCAACCCGGCGGCGGTCGCCCCCGACCACAACAAAGTCGTGCGCGGCCTGCTGCGGCCCGACCTGTTCACCGTGGTGCACGAACAGTTCCTCACCGACACGACCGATTACGCCGACATCGTCTTGCCCGCCACCACCTTCTTCGAGCACAAGGAGCTGCAGGCTTCTTACGGCCACTACTTCCTGCAAATGTCACACGCGGCGCTGGAGCCGCTGGGCGAGTGCAAGTCGAACGTGGACCTGTTCCGCGCAATGGCATTGCGCATGGGCTTCGACGAGCTGTGCTTTCGCGAATCGGCGGACGAGATGATGGACGCGGCGCTGCGCACCGGCGATCCGTGGCTGGCGGGCATCGATCGCGCGCGGCTGGAGCGCGAAGGGCACGTGCGGCTTGCGCTCCCGTCTAACCGCGGAGGCGCGGAGACGCGGGGGACGACGGATCAGAACTTTTTTTTGCCGTTCGCCAACGGCGGCTTCGCCACCGCGAGCGGCAAGGCGGAACTTTACAGCGAATCGCTCAATGCGGAGGGGCTCGATCCCGTCGCGTCGTTCGTTGCGCCGGAAGAGTCGCGTCACAGCCCGGCCGCGCGTGAATTTCCACTGGAGCTGCTTGGTCGCAAGGCCGACAATTTCCTGAATACTTCCTTCTGCAATCTGCCGTCGATCCAGGCCATGGAAGAAAACGGTGTGCTCGAGCTCAGCGCCGCCGACGCGGCCGCGCGCGGCATTCGCGACGGTGACCGGGTGCGCGCGTTCAACCGTCGCGGCGAACTGCGCTTTACAGCCAAAGTGAATGGCGCCGTGAAGGCGGGCGTGGTCGCGGCACTGCTGAACTGGGCCAAGCTCGACCCGCAAGGCAAGAACGTCAACGTACTCACATCTGAGAAGCTGACCGACATCGGAGCCGGCGCCACGTTTTACTCTTGTCTGGTGGAAGTGGAACGCGCCTGA
- the bamA gene encoding outer membrane protein assembly factor BamA → MLCLAAILLSATLAVAAPKPAAPAAAAAPQQREELITDIRIIGNRRIPAETVRARMFTKAGDVFDPVSLERDFASIWNTGYFEDIRFEREETPKGVRLNVYVKEKPTIREIKYIGLNSVSQSDVLDRFKERKVGLTVENQYDPTKVKRAEVTIRELLAEHGRQFATIRTEVHPIPPAAVGVNFVVKEGPKVKVGKIRIEGNKKVGSKTLVRAMKNSHPIGIPHSIVLESLFHKTFDATKLSEDAERVRMAYQDRGYFKALVQEPTTKIRDTGGGFRIWPFGGKGKAVDITVPVEEGERFRLGQITFKNNKAVTNTAGLRKLFQLKDGDVFNRTAIAKGLDNLRKAYGELGYINFTSVPNTEIDDDKRLINLEIDVDEGKQYSVRRIEFKGNTTTRDKVIRRELALEEGQVYNSRAWEFSVLRLNQLNYFEALKPDQDTETKRNDQAGTVDLTLKVKEKGKNSIGLTGGVSGLAGSFIGLNYQTNNFLGLGETLTIQADVGNRQRDLLFGFTEPYLFDRPLQLGFTVYTRRYNFDQAQQFNILAGQRLNFSQSFLNTLQNYTQSSTGFTVSASYPLHRSLKRVGLTYALDNTSITTFSDASRDLFEQLAFRNFAGPNALKGVVTSKLLPVFSYNSVDRSYNPHSGKSLFLSADISGIGGNVASIRPVVDFKHFIPLRLFKPDREGRNVLGYHVQGAFLTGYAGKVAPPFERFYLGGENDLRGFDIRSVSPVAFLVDKIDFPLINPDDPCATNPATQCTGVLKDPTNPRRGTVTVPIPVHRIVFPGGDTSIVGNVEYRIPIAGPVNLAIFTDLGLNFITRSSQLRVNEDQLNTLNTSPFGCPTFDATFNCVGTSSFTFGSELKPISGTNYRPRMSTGVELQVLMPVINAPFRLYWAYNPLRLDTLTTTPSEITRSMFPAGGAGDFTYHQALATWAPNYRLKEPLKTFRFTVSTTF, encoded by the coding sequence GTGCTGTGCCTTGCCGCAATCCTGCTTTCGGCCACTCTCGCGGTAGCGGCCCCCAAGCCGGCCGCTCCGGCTGCCGCCGCCGCTCCGCAGCAGCGGGAAGAGCTGATCACCGACATCCGCATCATCGGCAACCGGCGAATTCCGGCTGAGACCGTGCGCGCCCGCATGTTCACCAAGGCGGGCGACGTCTTCGACCCGGTTTCCCTGGAGCGCGACTTCGCCTCCATCTGGAACACCGGATACTTCGAAGACATCCGCTTCGAGCGCGAAGAGACCCCCAAGGGCGTGCGCCTCAACGTCTATGTCAAGGAAAAGCCGACCATCCGCGAGATCAAGTACATCGGTCTGAATTCGGTCTCGCAGTCCGACGTGCTCGACCGCTTCAAGGAGCGCAAGGTCGGTCTCACGGTTGAAAACCAGTACGACCCGACCAAGGTGAAGCGCGCCGAGGTCACCATCCGCGAACTGCTCGCCGAGCACGGACGCCAGTTCGCCACCATCCGCACCGAAGTCCACCCAATTCCTCCGGCCGCGGTCGGGGTGAATTTCGTGGTGAAGGAAGGTCCGAAGGTCAAGGTCGGCAAAATCAGGATTGAGGGCAACAAAAAGGTCGGATCGAAGACCCTGGTGCGTGCAATGAAGAACTCGCACCCCATCGGCATACCGCACTCCATCGTACTGGAAAGCCTCTTCCACAAGACTTTCGACGCCACCAAGCTCAGCGAAGACGCCGAGCGCGTCCGCATGGCGTACCAGGACCGCGGCTACTTCAAGGCGCTGGTGCAGGAGCCGACCACGAAGATCCGCGACACCGGCGGCGGCTTCCGCATCTGGCCGTTCGGGGGCAAAGGCAAGGCGGTGGACATCACCGTGCCGGTGGAAGAGGGCGAGCGCTTCCGCCTGGGCCAGATCACCTTCAAGAACAACAAAGCCGTCACCAACACGGCGGGCCTGCGCAAGCTCTTCCAGTTGAAAGACGGCGACGTCTTCAACCGCACGGCCATCGCGAAGGGCCTCGACAACCTGCGCAAGGCCTACGGCGAGCTCGGGTACATCAACTTCACTTCGGTTCCCAACACCGAGATCGACGACGACAAGCGGCTGATCAACCTCGAAATCGATGTTGACGAGGGCAAGCAGTACTCGGTGCGGCGCATCGAGTTCAAGGGCAACACCACCACGCGCGACAAGGTGATCCGCCGTGAGCTGGCGCTGGAAGAAGGCCAGGTTTACAACAGCCGCGCCTGGGAGTTCAGCGTCCTGCGCCTGAACCAGCTCAACTACTTCGAAGCGCTCAAGCCCGACCAGGACACCGAAACCAAGCGCAACGACCAGGCTGGCACGGTGGACCTCACCTTGAAGGTAAAAGAGAAGGGCAAGAACAGCATCGGTTTAACGGGCGGCGTCAGCGGTCTGGCCGGATCGTTTATCGGCCTGAACTACCAGACCAATAACTTCCTCGGCCTCGGCGAAACGCTCACCATTCAAGCCGACGTCGGCAATCGCCAGCGCGACTTGCTTTTCGGCTTCACCGAGCCGTACCTGTTCGACCGCCCGCTGCAGCTCGGGTTCACGGTCTACACGCGCCGTTACAACTTCGACCAGGCGCAGCAGTTCAACATCCTGGCCGGCCAGCGGCTGAACTTTTCCCAGTCGTTCCTGAACACGCTGCAGAATTACACGCAGTCGAGCACCGGCTTCACCGTCTCCGCCAGCTACCCGCTGCATCGCTCGCTCAAGCGAGTGGGCCTCACCTACGCGCTCGACAACACCAGCATCACCACCTTCAGCGACGCGAGCCGCGACCTGTTCGAGCAGCTCGCCTTCCGCAACTTCGCCGGCCCGAACGCGCTCAAGGGCGTGGTCACCAGCAAGCTGCTGCCGGTGTTCTCCTACAACAGCGTTGACCGCAGCTACAACCCGCACAGCGGGAAGAGCCTGTTCCTCTCGGCCGACATCTCGGGCATTGGCGGCAACGTCGCCTCCATCCGGCCGGTGGTGGACTTCAAGCATTTCATCCCGCTGCGCCTCTTCAAGCCCGATCGCGAAGGGCGCAACGTGCTCGGCTACCACGTGCAGGGCGCCTTCCTCACCGGTTACGCTGGCAAAGTGGCGCCGCCGTTCGAGCGCTTCTACCTCGGCGGTGAAAACGATCTGCGCGGCTTCGACATTCGTTCCGTCTCTCCGGTCGCGTTCCTCGTCGACAAGATCGACTTCCCGCTCATCAACCCCGACGATCCATGCGCCACCAATCCCGCCACCCAGTGCACCGGCGTGCTCAAGGACCCGACCAACCCGCGCCGCGGCACGGTCACCGTCCCGATTCCGGTGCATCGCATCGTCTTCCCGGGCGGCGACACCAGCATCGTCGGCAACGTGGAATATCGCATCCCGATCGCCGGCCCGGTGAACCTGGCCATCTTCACCGACCTCGGATTGAACTTTATTACGCGCTCCTCGCAGTTGCGCGTGAACGAAGACCAGCTGAACACGCTGAATACCAGCCCGTTCGGATGCCCCACGTTCGACGCCACCTTCAACTGCGTTGGGACGAGCAGCTTCACCTTTGGCTCGGAGCTGAAGCCGATTTCCGGGACGAACTATCGGCCTCGCATGTCGACCGGTGTGGAATTGCAGGTGCTGATGCCGGTGATCAACGCGCCCTTCCGCTTGTACTGGGCATACAACCCGCTGCGCCTGGACACGCTCACGACCACGCCGAGCGAGATCACGCGCAGCATGTTCCCGGCCGGCGGCGCCGGCGACTTCACCTATCACCAGGCGCTGGCAACATGGGCCCCGAACTACCGGCTGAAGGAACCGCTGAAGACGTTCCGCTTCACGGTCAGCACTACGTTCTGA
- a CDS encoding OmpH family outer membrane protein, whose protein sequence is MKRTLTAFSLCAIVALSVTALAQGAAATSPGGAASAPPVAPSGSSKVGIINIQQAILASNEGRRDFEALAKKYEPRQAELQKENNEIDELKKQLNTQGDKMNDDAKNSLVKQIESRQRKLQQNAESFQSDAQAEQNDLANRIGQKLMTTLDKFAKENGYGLILDVSTPQSPVLWANVDSVDVTNAVVNAYNVQSGVPAPPAAAPSATRPAAPAARPAGTGTAPVRPATTTPPATNPPPKK, encoded by the coding sequence ATGAAACGCACGCTCACCGCATTTTCTCTGTGCGCCATTGTCGCGCTCTCCGTGACCGCGCTGGCGCAGGGCGCAGCCGCCACCAGTCCCGGTGGCGCGGCCTCCGCGCCCCCCGTCGCCCCCAGCGGGTCCAGCAAGGTCGGAATCATCAATATTCAGCAGGCCATCCTGGCGAGCAATGAAGGCCGCCGGGACTTCGAAGCGCTGGCCAAGAAGTACGAGCCCCGCCAGGCCGAACTGCAGAAGGAAAACAACGAGATCGACGAGCTCAAGAAGCAGCTCAACACCCAGGGCGACAAGATGAATGACGACGCCAAGAACTCGCTCGTCAAGCAGATCGAATCGCGCCAGCGCAAGCTTCAGCAGAATGCCGAGTCGTTCCAGTCTGACGCGCAGGCCGAGCAGAACGACCTGGCCAACCGCATCGGCCAGAAGCTGATGACCACGCTCGACAAGTTCGCGAAGGAAAACGGCTACGGCCTCATTCTTGACGTCAGCACTCCCCAGAGCCCGGTGCTGTGGGCCAACGTTGATTCGGTGGACGTGACCAACGCGGTGGTGAACGCATACAACGTGCAGTCTGGCGTGCCCGCGCCTCCGGCCGCGGCGCCTTCGGCGACTCGTCCGGCAGCGCCGGCGGCGCGCCCCGCCGGGACGGGAACGGCTCCGGTTCGTCCGGCAACGACGACACCGCCGGCAACAAATCCGCCTCCCAAGAAGTAA
- a CDS encoding energy transducer TonB → MFADSLLHTHPSTARRWTTLISYGAELAAVSVLVIAPLLYTSGLPPMRLASPLLHVPLAGSYEPRPPASGATQPSHTSSLTQFTDTNIHAPGRIPPRIATGPDVEAPPPGAFVGSGSSGIPGAGGVPSSIFGDAAAPPLPAPPRESLGDRIVVSNPEPANALSQPIPQYPRIAVAAHVEGDVILNAVIARDGSIARLHVVSGHPWLAQAALDAVRQWRYRPYFLNGAPVEVETQITVVFRMEH, encoded by the coding sequence ATGTTCGCCGATTCTCTCCTCCACACTCACCCATCCACAGCGCGCCGCTGGACAACGCTCATCTCTTACGGGGCGGAGCTGGCCGCGGTGAGCGTGCTGGTTATCGCGCCGCTGCTGTACACGTCAGGCCTGCCACCTATGCGGCTCGCGTCACCGTTGCTGCACGTCCCGCTCGCCGGATCGTACGAGCCGCGCCCACCGGCCTCGGGCGCGACACAGCCTTCACACACTTCCTCTCTCACTCAGTTCACCGACACAAACATCCATGCGCCCGGGAGAATTCCGCCGCGCATCGCCACCGGGCCTGACGTCGAAGCGCCGCCCCCTGGAGCATTCGTCGGCTCGGGCAGCTCGGGCATTCCCGGCGCTGGCGGCGTCCCGAGCAGCATTTTCGGCGACGCGGCCGCTCCACCGCTCCCGGCGCCGCCGCGAGAGTCTCTCGGCGATCGGATAGTTGTCTCCAATCCCGAGCCTGCAAATGCGCTCAGCCAGCCTATACCCCAATATCCGCGCATCGCTGTGGCTGCGCACGTCGAGGGCGACGTAATTCTGAACGCCGTCATCGCGCGCGACGGCTCCATCGCGCGCCTGCACGTCGTCTCCGGACACCCCTGGCTGGCACAGGCGGCGCTCGACGCCGTACGCCAGTGGCGCTATCGGCCGTACTTCCTGAACGGCGCGCCGGTGGAGGTGGAAACCCAGATCACCGTCGTGTTCCGGATGGAACACTGA
- the lepA gene encoding translation elongation factor 4: MDITHIRNFAIIAHIDHGKSTLADRLLELTGALTAREMQAQVLDAMDLERERGITIKAHAVRMNYTARDGQTYQLNLLDTPGHVDFSYEVSRSLASCEGALLLVDASQGVEAQTLANSYLAINHGLEIIPVINKIDLPSADIQRTKDMIEGAVGLDASNALPVSAKTGDGVPEVLEAIVRRIPHPKGSAKLPLQALIFDSWFDSYRGVVVLARIFQGTMRRGQHIRLWSNGHVAEVETLGVLTPKPVEVDELKAGEVGFFMANLKNVADTKIGDTITDDARPAIEPLPGFEDIKPMVFAGLYTVDAHEHTLLREALEKLRLNDSSFFFEPESSAALGFGFRCGFLGLLHMEIIQERLEREFNLDLITTAPGVRYIITRTDGTKVEVDNPSRWLPQSEIAKVEEPIIMATILTNEEYVGSILKLVEEKRGKQKNFEYVTSTRVMLTYELPLNEIVLDFYDRLKSVSRGYASLDYHLSGWWESPMVKLDILVAGDPVDALSIIVHRESAYERGRALAAKMKELIPRQMFEVAIQAAIGGKVIARETVPAMRKNVLAKCYGGDITRKRKLLEKQKEGKRRMKRIGRVDIPQEAFLAVLRVTEGQ; the protein is encoded by the coding sequence ATGGACATCACCCACATCCGCAATTTCGCCATCATCGCCCACATCGATCATGGCAAAAGCACGCTCGCGGACCGCCTGCTGGAGCTGACCGGAGCGCTTACCGCGCGCGAGATGCAGGCCCAAGTGCTTGACGCGATGGACCTGGAGCGCGAGCGCGGCATCACCATCAAGGCGCATGCCGTGCGCATGAACTACACCGCGCGCGACGGCCAGACCTACCAGCTCAACCTGCTCGATACCCCAGGCCACGTGGACTTCAGCTACGAAGTGTCGCGCTCGCTCGCCTCGTGCGAGGGCGCGCTGCTGCTGGTGGACGCCTCGCAAGGCGTGGAAGCGCAGACGCTGGCGAACTCGTATCTGGCGATCAATCACGGACTGGAAATCATTCCCGTTATCAACAAGATTGACCTGCCCAGCGCCGACATTCAGCGGACGAAAGACATGATCGAGGGCGCCGTCGGCCTTGACGCGTCGAACGCGCTGCCGGTGAGCGCGAAGACCGGCGACGGGGTGCCGGAGGTGCTGGAGGCGATCGTAAGACGCATTCCGCATCCGAAGGGTTCGGCGAAGCTGCCGCTCCAAGCGCTGATTTTCGACTCGTGGTTTGATTCCTACCGTGGCGTCGTGGTGCTGGCGCGAATCTTCCAGGGCACGATGCGGCGCGGACAGCACATTCGCCTATGGTCGAACGGCCACGTGGCCGAAGTTGAGACGCTGGGCGTCCTCACGCCCAAGCCAGTGGAAGTGGACGAACTGAAGGCCGGTGAAGTCGGCTTTTTCATGGCCAATCTCAAGAATGTGGCCGACACAAAGATAGGCGACACCATCACCGACGACGCTCGGCCCGCCATCGAACCGCTGCCGGGCTTTGAGGACATCAAGCCGATGGTCTTCGCCGGCCTCTACACAGTGGACGCGCACGAGCACACCCTGCTGCGCGAGGCTTTGGAGAAGCTGCGGCTGAACGATTCGTCGTTCTTCTTCGAGCCGGAGAGTTCGGCAGCGCTGGGCTTCGGATTCCGTTGCGGGTTCCTCGGGCTGCTCCACATGGAGATCATCCAAGAGCGGCTGGAGCGCGAGTTTAACCTCGACCTGATCACCACGGCGCCTGGCGTGCGCTACATCATCACCAGGACCGACGGCACGAAGGTTGAAGTGGACAATCCCTCGCGCTGGCTGCCGCAGAGCGAAATCGCCAAGGTGGAAGAGCCCATTATCATGGCGACGATCCTCACGAACGAGGAGTACGTGGGCAGCATCCTGAAACTGGTCGAAGAGAAGCGCGGCAAGCAGAAGAATTTCGAGTACGTCACTTCCACGCGCGTCATGCTCACCTACGAGTTGCCGCTGAACGAGATCGTGCTCGACTTCTACGACCGGCTGAAGTCGGTTTCGCGCGGCTACGCTTCGCTGGACTATCACCTGTCGGGCTGGTGGGAGTCGCCGATGGTGAAGCTCGATATTCTCGTGGCCGGCGATCCGGTGGACGCTCTCTCCATCATCGTGCATCGCGAATCGGCGTACGAGCGCGGGCGCGCGCTGGCGGCGAAGATGAAGGAACTGATCCCGCGGCAGATGTTCGAGGTCGCCATCCAGGCGGCGATCGGCGGCAAGGTGATCGCGCGCGAAACCGTTCCGGCCATGCGCAAGAACGTGCTCGCCAAGTGCTACGGCGGCGACATCACGCGCAAGCGCAAACTGCTGGAAAAGCAGAAAGAAGGCAAGCGCCGGATGAAGCGCATCGGGCGGGTGGACATCCCGCAGGAGGCGTTCCTGGCGGTGCTGCGTGTGACGGAAGGGCAATAA